A DNA window from Aminipila luticellarii contains the following coding sequences:
- a CDS encoding helix-turn-helix domain-containing protein: MDYMTAKEAAEKWAITPRRVQVLCAQGKIPGAVRFGVTWAIPKDAAKPKDGRRRIQKAER; this comes from the coding sequence ATGGATTATATGACAGCGAAAGAAGCAGCGGAAAAATGGGCAATCACTCCACGCCGGGTACAGGTGCTTTGCGCACAGGGCAAAATACCGGGCGCTGTTCGGTTTGGGGTTACTTGGGCAATACCCAAGGATGCGGCGAAGCCTAAGGATGGGCGGCGCAGAATACAAAAAGCTGAAAGATAA
- a CDS encoding FRG domain-containing protein translates to MKTTVISSFDDYVTYTENYKNNYYFRGQANCQWEIAPSLFRKKDCLPLECEKIQEEMKLSKLDVFSSIFKLQHYGFSTRICDLSISPLSSLFFTIEDNSQSNSDGVVYVFNKELAIPFSSKEVVLFSKVLLKNYPTIDALEEDVFSKNQIQEILSSNYIIQYDYHFSYTNQRAILQGGTGILFGFDCSNDVISPIGKKGLDAYIDEKIIVPRDIKSEISDRLRKLGFIHDVLYQVFESTNTTKNFSLTKTKFDIHDKYEFRKILANYQISSINFDKEELIKRIDEIYKKLFLAYGANARIWLYIFLDENDLTEGNFICRTEWNQDCPYTIKWTKDYFTRRFSYINEQASEQEIIRRFSDLIHLINAAFDDISHFVSNNIYSIKDLINKIQAYKKQVKIASFKSDDIPKGNCDIEKFSNAAYAYIKDVERLIDEMLLYTSRGEKEQFLKYWVEVLVKDCKKSKERLEKMEVKHD, encoded by the coding sequence ATGAAAACAACTGTTATTAGTTCTTTTGATGATTATGTTACTTACACAGAAAACTATAAAAACAATTACTATTTTAGAGGACAAGCAAATTGCCAATGGGAAATAGCTCCATCTTTGTTTAGAAAAAAAGACTGTCTACCGTTGGAATGTGAAAAAATTCAGGAAGAGATGAAACTATCCAAATTGGATGTTTTTTCTTCAATATTTAAACTTCAGCACTATGGATTTTCAACGAGAATCTGTGATTTAAGTATTAGTCCCCTGAGTTCATTGTTTTTTACTATAGAAGATAATTCTCAGAGTAACTCCGATGGCGTTGTATATGTTTTTAATAAAGAGCTTGCTATTCCATTTAGCAGCAAAGAGGTTGTGTTGTTTTCAAAAGTTCTTCTAAAAAATTACCCAACCATTGACGCATTAGAGGAGGATGTATTCTCAAAGAATCAGATTCAAGAAATCTTATCTTCAAATTATATTATACAATATGACTATCATTTTTCTTATACGAACCAAAGAGCTATTCTTCAAGGAGGTACAGGAATATTATTTGGATTTGATTGCAGTAATGATGTAATTAGTCCTATTGGCAAAAAGGGTCTTGACGCTTATATCGATGAAAAAATTATTGTTCCCCGTGATATTAAAAGTGAAATAAGCGACAGATTAAGGAAACTCGGCTTTATACATGATGTTTTATATCAAGTTTTTGAAAGTACAAATACAACCAAAAACTTTTCATTAACTAAAACTAAGTTTGATATTCATGATAAATATGAGTTTAGAAAGATTCTGGCCAATTATCAAATTAGTAGTATTAACTTTGATAAAGAAGAATTGATTAAAAGAATTGATGAAATTTATAAAAAATTATTTCTTGCATATGGTGCTAATGCTCGTATATGGCTATACATTTTTCTTGATGAAAATGATCTGACTGAAGGCAACTTTATTTGTAGAACAGAATGGAATCAAGATTGTCCTTACACAATTAAATGGACTAAAGATTATTTTACCAGAAGATTTAGCTATATAAATGAACAGGCCTCTGAACAGGAGATAATTAGGAGATTTAGCGATTTAATTCATCTGATTAATGCCGCATTCGATGATATATCGCATTTTGTTTCTAATAATATATATTCAATAAAGGACTTAATAAATAAAATACAAGCGTATAAAAAACAAGTTAAAATAGCATCTTTTAAATCTGACGACATTCCAAAAGGTAACTGTGATATTGAGAAGTTTTCAAATGCTGCTTATGCATATATCAAGGATGTAGAACGCCTTATTGATGAAATGTTGTTATATACTTCCAGAGGAGAGAAAGAACAATTTCTTAAATACTGGGTGGAAGTTCTTGTGAAAGATTGTAAGAAATCCAAAGAACGTTTGGAAAAGATGGAGGTAAAACATGATTAA
- a CDS encoding DUF6414 family protein — protein MIKVVYFDDLSATDYLNIYDGGEKIQTKNKIEEKNKELASKTSANLFAKLSWLPFLGGSAETSASADFSLSGSSLVKTTLSNTVLTDFLNRAQNDERICVFNDYKVRAYKNSIAFFKMFTPFLKITKSDFTTDEGFVFDISKLDEAFTSGKGYYELIAENTVGGMLKKHIFRFNIVSFRNNYSIADLSKMDLNYYAVKVGKSEEEMLDISKEFNFEQKSISSAFDIIEDQSNGNALDVFDVILAGVDI, from the coding sequence ATGATTAAAGTTGTATATTTTGATGACTTGTCAGCAACAGATTATCTAAACATATATGATGGTGGAGAAAAAATACAAACTAAAAATAAAATTGAAGAAAAAAATAAAGAGTTAGCAAGTAAGACTTCTGCTAATTTGTTTGCTAAGCTAAGCTGGCTTCCTTTTTTAGGTGGCAGTGCTGAAACAAGTGCAAGTGCAGACTTTTCATTAAGTGGGTCGTCCTTAGTAAAAACTACACTATCAAATACTGTTTTAACAGACTTTTTGAATAGAGCTCAAAATGATGAAAGAATATGTGTATTTAATGATTATAAAGTAAGAGCTTATAAAAACTCTATCGCATTTTTTAAAATGTTTACACCCTTTCTAAAAATTACAAAATCCGACTTCACTACCGATGAGGGTTTTGTTTTCGATATTTCTAAGTTAGATGAGGCTTTTACCAGCGGCAAAGGCTATTATGAATTAATTGCCGAGAATACCGTAGGTGGGATGCTGAAAAAGCACATATTCCGTTTCAACATTGTATCTTTCAGAAATAATTATAGTATAGCTGATTTATCTAAAATGGATTTAAATTATTATGCAGTCAAGGTCGGAAAATCTGAGGAAGAGATGTTGGATATTAGTAAGGAGTTTAATTTTGAGCAGAAATCAATAAGTTCTGCTTTTGATATTATTGAAGATCAAAGTAACGGCAATGCCTTGGATGTATTCGACGTAATTCTTGCCGGAGTAGATATATGA
- a CDS encoding AAA family ATPase → MKKITIFYGPKKGYEKLIPNDNTSLSEFITNDDAKRKEIIIKQQNQGQEYEAEKIKTHINNLVAYSESYAGITEGAVQSFISILSGYDIDNLFLQNPPIQIRQQFEQTFPKIVEVKKYNYKTLTKSAFLKINNSFSEYIVGQEKAKERILVSLYPLLNKSNRKPMVLMFYGPSGVGKTETAKFISKTLGEKLFRKQFSMFHSGEFSGYLFGGNHSQPCFAKDLLERESNVILLDEFDKPAPVFHSAFYQLFDEGVFEDKNYHVELFNSIIICTSNYQNEEEIRKYLGDPIFYRFDRFIKFDTLSLESIKRIIDICASNKMKTINFKERKIVNIKRIKDIMYSNASRFTNVRQVDKIVQEFIDMELVNRFILNNSKK, encoded by the coding sequence ATGAAGAAAATTACTATTTTTTATGGTCCTAAAAAAGGGTATGAAAAACTAATACCAAATGACAACACTTCATTATCAGAATTTATAACCAATGATGATGCGAAAAGGAAAGAGATTATCATTAAGCAACAGAATCAAGGACAAGAATATGAAGCGGAGAAAATTAAAACTCATATTAATAATTTAGTTGCTTATTCAGAATCATATGCTGGAATTACCGAGGGGGCCGTTCAAAGCTTTATCAGCATATTAAGCGGATATGATATTGATAATCTATTCCTTCAAAATCCGCCTATTCAAATACGGCAACAATTTGAACAGACTTTCCCCAAAATAGTTGAAGTAAAAAAATATAATTATAAAACATTGACTAAATCAGCTTTCTTAAAAATAAACAATTCTTTTTCTGAATATATCGTTGGACAAGAGAAGGCTAAAGAACGTATTCTTGTTTCATTATACCCTTTGCTAAATAAATCTAATAGAAAACCTATGGTCTTGATGTTTTATGGTCCTTCGGGGGTAGGCAAAACAGAAACGGCAAAATTCATTAGCAAAACACTGGGTGAAAAACTATTCAGAAAACAATTTTCAATGTTTCATAGTGGAGAGTTTAGCGGTTATTTATTTGGAGGAAACCATTCACAACCATGTTTTGCTAAAGATTTGTTAGAAAGGGAATCAAATGTAATTTTGCTTGATGAGTTTGATAAACCGGCGCCTGTGTTTCATAGTGCTTTTTATCAGCTGTTTGATGAGGGTGTTTTTGAAGATAAAAATTATCATGTCGAATTATTTAATTCAATAATCATATGTACATCTAATTACCAAAATGAGGAGGAAATTAGAAAGTATTTGGGCGATCCAATCTTTTATCGGTTTGATCGATTTATAAAGTTTGATACCTTATCTTTAGAATCAATAAAGAGAATTATTGACATATGTGCGTCAAACAAAATGAAAACCATTAATTTCAAGGAAAGGAAAATCGTTAATATCAAGAGAATTAAAGATATTATGTATAGTAACGCCTCCAGATTTACCAATGTAAGACAAGTCGATAAAATAGTGCAGGAATTTATCGATATGGAATTGGTTAATAGATTTATATTAAATAACTCAAAAAAGTAA
- a CDS encoding phage integrase SAM-like domain-containing protein, which translates to MPKIKMCDSDNKSIKDGCEEFLLMCKVRNYSKYTIKYYQNVIHNFELFYPLDSSIEEVTELIVNKYLLFLNNKGIAGKTVKAYIGGIRTVFYFFMEKGWIEKFIIKRPKFEKPIKNVYMKEELNKQLHSKLTYDDAENLFNLIIDHGEHCSEKYFKEGMISGIRLFKELLYT; encoded by the coding sequence ATGCCTAAAATTAAAATGTGTGACAGCGATAACAAAAGTATAAAGGATGGGTGTGAGGAGTTTTTACTTATGTGCAAGGTGAGAAACTATTCCAAGTATACGATTAAGTATTATCAAAATGTGATACACAACTTTGAACTTTTCTATCCACTTGATAGTAGCATTGAAGAGGTTACAGAACTAATAGTAAATAAGTATCTACTATTTCTGAACAATAAAGGGATTGCAGGGAAAACAGTTAAAGCTTATATAGGCGGTATCAGAACAGTATTCTACTTCTTTATGGAGAAAGGTTGGATTGAGAAATTTATCATTAAGAGGCCTAAATTTGAAAAGCCAATTAAAAATGTATATATGAAAGAAGAATTAAATAAACAGCTTCATTCTAAATTAACATATGATGATGCAGAAAATCTCTTTAATTTAATAATAGATCATGGGGAGCATTGTAGTGAAAAGTACTTTAAAGAAGGAATGATTTCAGGAATTAGATTATTCAAGGAGCTACTATATACATAA
- a CDS encoding transposase produces the protein MKTVSEETKRKVVKLHVQDGRTISSLAAEYGVCHATISNWMRTYRQERQKNDATKSEYELMQEVHNLRQELAEAKKENDFLKKAAAFFAKESISGISIHRKS, from the coding sequence ATGAAAACAGTTAGCGAAGAAACAAAACGAAAAGTCGTAAAATTGCATGTCCAAGATGGACGTACCATTTCAAGTCTTGCCGCCGAATACGGAGTTTGTCACGCAACTATATCCAACTGGATGCGTACTTATCGCCAAGAACGCCAAAAAAATGATGCCACAAAATCCGAATACGAATTAATGCAGGAGGTTCATAACCTAAGGCAAGAACTTGCAGAAGCCAAGAAAGAAAATGACTTCCTAAAAAAAGCAGCGGCATTCTTTGCAAAGGAATCGATTAGTGGTATATCGATTCATAGAAAATCATAA
- a CDS encoding DDE-type integrase/transposase/recombinase produces the protein MRRRNPNAGLVVFWVKLRQRGYSRSITGLYRVLIKQSLIPKKPQNPKYIAKKYEQMEYPGQRVQIDVKFVPSSCLVGEASDKKFYQYTAIDEFSRFRYLAAFEDHSSYSASEFLKQVMKAFPFKIECVQTDNGQEFTKCLGTSKNPTLTLFQRTLKEQGIIHKMIRPYTPRHNGKVERSHRKDNEYFHACNGILNL, from the coding sequence ATGCGTCGTAGGAATCCAAATGCAGGTCTTGTTGTCTTTTGGGTCAAACTGCGACAGCGTGGATATTCCAGATCCATTACTGGTCTTTATCGAGTACTAATCAAACAATCTTTGATCCCTAAGAAACCTCAGAATCCTAAATATATTGCTAAAAAATATGAGCAAATGGAGTATCCAGGTCAAAGAGTACAAATTGATGTTAAATTTGTTCCATCCTCTTGCCTTGTTGGCGAAGCTTCTGATAAGAAATTCTATCAATATACTGCTATTGATGAATTCTCTCGTTTTAGATATCTTGCTGCTTTTGAGGATCACAGCTCTTATTCTGCTTCTGAATTCCTTAAACAAGTTATGAAAGCTTTCCCATTTAAGATCGAATGTGTTCAGACCGATAATGGGCAGGAATTTACAAAATGTCTTGGTACTTCTAAAAATCCAACGTTAACGCTATTCCAACGAACTCTTAAGGAACAAGGTATTATCCATAAAATGATAAGGCCTTATACTCCAAGACATAATGGTAAAGTGGAACGCTCACATCGTAAGGATAATGAATATTTTCATGCCTGCAATGGTATATTAAACTTGTAA
- a CDS encoding RNA polymerase sigma factor yields the protein MTEIEKIYKEYFYDVFLYMKGLSGDEQIAEDITSETFFKAINALDNFKGRCDIKVWLCQIAKNCYFSYLRKNKNVIPADVVEEQDDRPDLEQSIANSEMSLIIHEILHNLTEPYKEVFTLRIFGELSFKQIAKLFGKTENWACVTYHRARNKIRERLED from the coding sequence GTGACCGAGATTGAGAAAATATACAAAGAATATTTTTATGACGTTTTTTTGTATATGAAGGGGCTGTCCGGTGATGAGCAAATCGCAGAAGATATTACTTCGGAAACCTTCTTCAAGGCTATAAACGCCCTCGACAATTTTAAAGGTAGATGTGATATAAAAGTATGGCTATGCCAAATTGCAAAAAACTGCTATTTTTCATATCTGCGCAAGAACAAAAACGTTATACCGGCAGATGTGGTTGAAGAACAGGATGACCGCCCTGATTTGGAACAATCAATTGCTAATTCGGAAATGTCATTGATAATACACGAGATTTTGCATAATCTGACGGAGCCTTATAAAGAGGTTTTTACATTAAGAATATTCGGAGAATTAAGCTTTAAGCAAATTGCAAAATTATTCGGCAAAACTGAAAACTGGGCTTGTGTTACTTATCACCGAGCCAGAAATAAAATTAGAGAACGATTGGAGGATTAA
- a CDS encoding sigma-54 interaction domain-containing protein, producing MLNDVYYNLVTNIGNFFDGIMIVDENCIVRYNRLFVDNDINLNEKNSIGKTPMDIWPNLTAETSTCSRAVKYGETSTNQTQILRHASGREISAVDNTFPIVENGQIIGAISTTKFIDALTFRNRIDLSNLTVTHTDDLYMTQDIIGASEEIKLLKYKIHKVSQTNTSILIYGETGTGKELVAQSIHSSSTRKNNLFISQNCAAIPNTLLESIFFGTTKGSYTGAESKAGIFELANGGTVFLDEINSMDLNMQAKLLKAIEEKKITRIGGSAPKKIDVRIIAAINEHPQCCINENRIRKDLFYRLSGVQLEVPPLRERKGDIPYLTTHFIKVYNKEMKKNIKGVSPEVSDFLKSYDWPGNVRELKNSIEGAFNFASSSIIEKDDFSRLYWLDDQTPSTPSYPDQYWFNGSLKEGLETFEKAFIAQRGEQTSSLAKLADELKISRQTLNYKLNKYQLKFGRNKSTKVK from the coding sequence ATGCTCAATGACGTTTATTATAATCTGGTAACAAACATAGGAAACTTCTTTGACGGAATCATGATTGTGGACGAGAACTGTATCGTCCGCTATAATCGGCTCTTTGTGGACAACGACATCAACTTGAATGAAAAAAACTCCATTGGCAAAACGCCCATGGATATCTGGCCCAATTTGACAGCAGAAACATCTACCTGTTCCCGAGCCGTCAAGTATGGCGAAACCTCCACCAATCAGACCCAGATTCTTCGGCATGCCTCCGGCCGGGAAATCTCTGCTGTAGACAACACCTTTCCCATCGTAGAAAACGGGCAAATTATCGGAGCTATCAGCACCACCAAGTTTATTGATGCTCTGACCTTCCGTAACAGAATCGACTTATCCAATCTGACTGTCACCCATACGGATGACTTATATATGACTCAGGATATCATCGGCGCTTCGGAAGAAATCAAACTGCTGAAATATAAAATACATAAAGTATCTCAGACCAATACCAGTATTCTCATCTATGGAGAAACCGGTACTGGAAAGGAACTGGTAGCTCAGTCCATTCACAGCTCCAGCACCAGAAAAAATAACCTGTTCATCTCTCAAAATTGTGCTGCTATTCCCAACACCCTGCTGGAAAGCATTTTTTTCGGCACCACCAAGGGCAGCTATACCGGCGCAGAAAGCAAAGCGGGTATATTTGAATTGGCCAACGGCGGAACCGTCTTTTTAGACGAGATTAATTCCATGGATTTGAATATGCAGGCCAAGCTGCTAAAAGCCATTGAAGAGAAAAAGATTACCAGAATCGGCGGCTCTGCCCCCAAAAAAATCGATGTGCGCATCATCGCTGCCATCAACGAACATCCGCAGTGCTGTATAAACGAGAACCGCATCCGAAAGGATTTGTTCTATCGATTATCCGGTGTGCAGCTGGAAGTACCGCCTTTGCGGGAGCGAAAAGGCGATATTCCCTATTTGACCACCCATTTTATTAAAGTTTACAACAAGGAAATGAAAAAGAATATTAAGGGTGTTTCACCCGAGGTATCCGATTTTCTGAAATCCTACGATTGGCCTGGGAATGTGCGAGAATTGAAGAATTCCATTGAGGGAGCCTTTAACTTTGCTTCTTCCTCTATTATCGAAAAGGATGACTTTTCTCGGCTCTATTGGCTGGATGATCAAACGCCCTCAACTCCGTCCTATCCGGATCAGTATTGGTTCAACGGTTCTCTCAAAGAAGGACTGGAAACCTTTGAAAAAGCTTTTATTGCCCAGCGCGGAGAACAGACAAGTTCTCTGGCCAAGCTGGCAGATGAGCTGAAAATTTCCAGACAGACCTTGAACTATAAGCTGAATAAATATCAGTTAAAGTTCGGTAGGAATAAATCCACAAAAGTGAAATAA
- a CDS encoding amino acid permease, translating into MDKIIGKDIEKTDNLNRALKLPAVVMVSMGGTVGTGLFLGSGYVMQNAGPGGTLIAYLFGGVIMYLMMLCLGELMVAKPVAGGVQAYATEMINPAMGFTVGWIKTLAYALTASAQLVASSIIIGNIFPQVPSIYFIAAFILLFIVMNMGPVDKAGNSGFVFSSIKFFLVISFILVGSAMILGIGFKPTGFSNMVNDGGFFPVGIKGIVMTMMSAAFAFGGADLCASAAGEAENPEKTLPKVINWTIWGLIVCYIVSFVILLAILPWRTASLNSSPFADVFKLAGFHSGELIVNVCVLTSALSSGNAFVFACTRSLWSMGSLGQAPSFLSKLSRKKVPVAALITTMVVASLAVISAFVAKDTVYLFLQSVIGIANVFTYTLYAACLMIFRKAYVEEQGSAESLKYKTPFYPITPVLLITMCAILFIGMFFDPSQKLALMTGIPTLVLLYGFFSLYQNVLKKSINK; encoded by the coding sequence ATGGATAAAATCATCGGTAAAGATATCGAAAAGACTGACAATCTGAATCGAGCATTAAAGCTTCCTGCCGTCGTTATGGTCAGCATGGGCGGAACTGTGGGGACAGGCCTCTTTCTAGGCTCGGGATACGTCATGCAGAATGCAGGTCCGGGCGGAACGCTGATTGCTTATTTATTTGGAGGCGTCATCATGTATCTGATGATGCTGTGCCTGGGAGAACTGATGGTAGCAAAACCGGTAGCAGGCGGCGTGCAGGCGTATGCTACTGAGATGATCAATCCGGCTATGGGTTTTACAGTAGGATGGATTAAAACCTTGGCCTATGCCTTGACGGCATCTGCGCAGCTGGTAGCTTCCTCAATTATTATCGGCAACATTTTTCCTCAAGTACCGTCCATTTATTTTATAGCCGCATTTATTTTACTTTTTATTGTGATGAATATGGGGCCGGTAGATAAAGCAGGAAATTCGGGATTTGTTTTTAGCAGCATTAAGTTTTTTCTGGTCATCTCTTTTATATTAGTTGGCTCTGCCATGATTCTGGGGATTGGATTTAAACCCACAGGCTTTTCCAACATGGTCAATGACGGAGGATTTTTCCCCGTGGGCATAAAGGGTATCGTGATGACTATGATGTCGGCGGCTTTCGCCTTTGGCGGTGCTGATCTTTGTGCCAGTGCGGCAGGAGAGGCTGAAAATCCGGAAAAGACTCTTCCTAAGGTAATCAACTGGACCATTTGGGGATTGATTGTGTGCTACATCGTATCCTTTGTGATCCTGCTGGCCATTTTACCTTGGCGTACAGCAAGTCTAAATTCCAGCCCATTTGCTGATGTATTTAAGCTGGCTGGTTTTCATTCAGGAGAACTTATCGTCAATGTATGTGTATTGACATCAGCCCTGTCGTCAGGCAATGCTTTCGTTTTTGCCTGCACCCGTTCTCTGTGGTCTATGGGAAGCTTAGGGCAAGCGCCGTCCTTTCTGTCAAAGCTGAGCAGGAAAAAGGTGCCTGTTGCGGCACTGATAACCACCATGGTAGTGGCTTCTCTGGCTGTAATATCTGCTTTTGTGGCCAAGGATACCGTATACTTGTTCCTGCAATCCGTCATCGGTATCGCTAATGTGTTTACATACACTTTGTACGCTGCCTGTCTCATGATATTTAGAAAGGCATACGTAGAGGAACAAGGGTCTGCGGAGAGTTTAAAATATAAAACACCTTTTTATCCGATTACACCTGTTCTGCTCATCACCATGTGTGCTATTCTATTCATAGGCATGTTTTTTGATCCTAGTCAGAAATTAGCATTGATGACAGGAATTCCGACATTGGTTCTATTATATGGGTTCTTTAGCCTATATCAGAATGTTTTAAAAAAATCTATAAATAAATAA